TGAGAGAATATATGAGTTGGAAAACATATCTTCTGCGATTCAGAATTGCATACCAAAGTATGCCTCTACCACTGTTATCAGTGACTGCAAGTAGATAAGGATTAGCATTCCTCATAGCATTTATCAATGTAATTATTCCATTCTGGGCTGCATATAACATGGCTTCATGTGCTGAAGCTTGTCTGAGCCCTAAACCATTAAATCCTTTAAGATTTTGGatcaagtattttattattCCCACAACTTCATATAAGGTATATTTTCTTGCATATATTTCCCTTGTTCCTGACACAATGAAAGGAACGTATAAGTACTTGAATCATTGccgaaaatcaaattaaatgagagtaatattgaaaaatacaaatttGCACACAAATAATTGACAACTTGTATtgttcacctttttttttttgggaaaatattataatatattggTTATTGGTTTTACTTACCAAATATATCTAGATACTTGAAAACTTTAACCAACAAGTATGCAAATTTATGAAGTAGTCGATCTGAACAAATGAACAAATCATCCAgtaaaaataacacaaatatcgaaaaatgaaataaacaaatccATTTGTAAGGGGAATGGAATCAACATACCCAATAGTTTTATAGGCAGAAACAGAAACTTCGAAACCATGAGAAAGCCAGGTGCTGACCAACATTTTACAGAAGATGATGTCGCATGTACACTTCTATCGACATAAATCAACCGTATATACTCTAAAATTTCGGATTCGGGAATCCCATAGTTGTCTTCAAATTGTTTTAGGCTTAAATCtgtaataaaattgttttagaaATAGATCAATCATCGTATGATATGCATAAATTGCACATCTAATATGAACCTCTCAAAATATAATTCAAAGGCTAACCCTTataaattttagttaaaaatagttttatattaataaaaaatgaagagaaataaaGTAGTTTATTAAAATCCACTAGTCATAGTTAAATCCACTTTTAAATCAAGTTCATATTAGACACTTCATACATAAAAGGTAAATCTTGGAAACTTACGATTATAAATGAAGTATTTTGCAGGTTGAAGGAATCGTCTGTTTGGAAAATTAGGGTGCAATTTAAATTTAGCCAATGAAACTAAGGTGGAGAACTTGTTGGATTCCTCCTTTTGTTCTTCGTCGTTGATTTCACCATACGAGGCTTCATGAAATAGATCATCTGGGTAAAGTTTGAGTAACTTCAAAGCCACATCTAGCATATGAACCACACATTTGAAAAGTCAAGAGGAAATTCAATCTATATATTCTTCTATTGCTTGTTTATCAATCTATATGAGAAATTTTTtggaaatcattttttttctaaatataagaagaaaaaaaattaaaattcatatattatttaaatgattTCATATCCTTGTAATAGCAACTCTTAAATTCGATAAACTCGCTTACCAAATACTTCGGCCGTGATACATCGGTCAAGAAGCAAAACTCGATATCGTGAGTCTTTTTTGAACACTTCTCCAGGAGTTTCTGAGTAAAGAAAACTAGTCATTTTTTTGTGTCCTTTACCGGCAGCCATATGAACGGGGAGTTCTCCGTTTGTATTATGCTTCATCAGCAACATCTGACCCATTTTGCTATCTACCATACACTTAACTATATCTATTTTTGCATTATAACAAGCTGCAAGAGCAAGAGCTGTGTCCCCATACCTATCTTGCTTTGTTACAAACTCATCTCTCCCTTCTCTCACCAACATTTCCACATTTTTCAGATTTCCAGCATTTACTGCAATGTGAAGTAGCGTCCTAGCTGAAGTAGAGGTTATATCATCATATACATTCTGATCTattttgatatcttcaataAGATCACCTCTCTCCACCATCCTGAATAGCTCTTTATGTTTCACGCTAActatatcatcatcatctgcCATTATACGTTTAAACATGCATTAAAATTATCTCGGAGGGAAAATCAATTCAACTCGCAGTATTTATATGTTCTCTATATTATACTTTCTCCGATCTTATTTATAACAAACAATCGACTtgttagatttattgaatagtTAATGTATCTGATCTATATTTCAGAGGGGATACAACAATTAagcaatgaatctaaaaaattgattgtttCCTATAAATAGGAGGAAGTAGCAATTACATTTCAATACATACCTTGCTGCAGTTTATCTAGAttgatttttaaagttttgCCATAAACCACTGACAAGTGACTCCATGCATCTTTGGCTAATTCAAAATGACAAAGCTCTTCCTGAATCTGTCGTCCACATGATAGTTGAATAATATGCAAAGCTTTTGCATTCTTCATCTTAAATGAAACCTCTCTTTGACAAGCTTCAGAAACACTTTGGTGAGCGTCAACGAGTCCTTTGAAATATTTACCATATCGATCCGTTACATTGTTATCAAAAGATATTACAGGAAAAAGAGTGTGTATACATGATTATTTCTGAAGAGAGACATTTACAATTTTATGTTAGTGGCAATGAATCTCAATATTTATAATGAAAACAATAATGCTAGATTAAGAGAAATCAAAACTCGTTGAATTTAGCGGACGCGTTGGCACCTTTTTGTCCATTTGATTTCATATAATTGTTTGATTAACTGCTACATCCAAAAATTATAGGAACAACAACCCCGTTTTTTACGAGCATGCATGATTTTAAGTGGCCATACAGTAGTTCGCGAGGCCTTCACTACAAAATCTCTCGAGAGATATAGCACTACTGTAATGAAAAATGCTTAATGTCACGACAAACACTTGCACAAATTTTAACGAATGGTCAATattctatttgtttttaaaatccaaCTAGTTAAACTGAATTTCTAAAAAGTAAAGTAAATGCCACCATTTCCCATAACTTTTTCAAGGCTTTCTGGTGCTtcatctctctcttctcttctatgcAATGAcagcttttattttttatttttaaagtcatATGCAATGGCAGTTATGCTAGATACTATGGGGGAGcacatttcatttttaaaataattaaaacaaaattgtacaaaaaaaacAGGTAAACAAGCGGTCGTGCATTTTGTGCGAACAAAGCTTCGCACCATATAGCACCGttcatttataatatttttgataaatcaACAAAGTCATAGGGCTAATGATGATAATTCATgatgataaatatgtttttaattaggTAATAAAGAGAGGGGGAGAGAGTAGATTGCCCTTTTTATGATAGGGGTTCATTTAGGACAAAGATAGGGGTTCAtagcaaaagttgttttttatttttgtcaaaaatcaaattaggcttcacaatttttcaaaaaataaaatttgtcttcattttttttaaaaaaaaaaattgaggagtGCAGTTTAGTACAAAACAGAGGCCCATTGGGGACATGGGCTAGAAGAgatacaataataatttaaaatatgctCTTCtcctttttaaaattgattattccTTGTATGAACGGCAGCGGCTGAATCTGTatcagcggcagttaactgccgttcgATAAttttcagcggtagttaactgttgCTGGCACTTTTAAAATCggttcaatcatttttttaagtcGGTTTAATCAATCTTAAAAATGTTAATGACCGGTAACGGTCGTTGAAAAATACCGAAGCGAGGActaatttttgaataatttaaggatacttccctcaaaaaaaaaaagttaaggacACACATAATTCTGGAGTAAAGGTATATCACTTTTAGATTAGACTAGATACTAACCTTGCTCAATATCTGGGGTGGCTTCAAACTTTTTGCCTTTTTTGTTGCTCAAGTGCTTCAATGCTTCAGAATTCTCTTCCAAGAAAGCCTCAGCAGAATCACCACTGATAACATCCCACAGACCTTGCCCCATCAGATAATTTTTCATAAGAACACTCCATCTTTCATAGTTATCAAAGGTCAGTACTTCAGGAACTATTCCAACCGAGGAGGGAACACTCGTGGATTTCATTTTACGTTAATCAAATGTGAAGTTACTCTAGATAAATATGAACTTGGGATCTAATCTAATAAGGAATATACCAATCAACTAACCTATTTATAAATAAAGACACTTGATGTGCATGACAACAACGTAatgtattaatttaattttatagagtattattttattgttcatGACAAAATAACTTTCTGACACTAGCTAGCATGAAAGTCAAAGAAATAGGACTTCAAAGTTCAATTTTGGACTTTGGTCATCTAACGTGAGCAAATGTAAATTGTACAAATTAAAAgttgatattttaataaatctcttttttttttgtcaaaaaaaaaaaaagtaatgaatgatgattgctttaaaaaaaactaatgacaTTGTTCACTTTAAATTAGCCATTAGGTTATATTGCCtcgagagaaagaaagaaaacatgtTATATATTAACAAGGGATGCTAGTAAAATTGTAGCTCTCGATGCATAATaagcatttattttttagaagtcGGTTTTACCTTAAAACGTTGAAAGGGTTGTCACATTCCCATTATTAACAATATGTGATGCGATGTGATAGGAATCATATGATATAAAAAATGACCACATATTTAAGTTGTCGATTTTTTTGGCGTAAATTAGGTATCATCTGCACTCAATTACGAAGactaatcttttatattttgtggAACTCAAATGGACGGCAAACTTTCTCCAAAAATTTTAACGTTGCTGCATGTTTAAATTCTAGATTCGAACACAAAATCTTGGTTAAGATAAAAGAAATCTATGTCATCTCATCTAAGCGTTCTTAAGTATTTAAATAGTCGATTTAGAATGATTTAAAACTGACAAATTCAAAGAACTAATGCTGgttaaaaaattagagaaagatAAAGTACACTTCAATGTATAAGTAAACAATGTCCTTGTTGTTACATCTAATAGTTGGTTGTGATAATATTTTGTGTGGGCACTAAACCATCATCTATAAATATAAGTGCACAACTAATTTGGgatccttttctccaaaaaaaaaaaattgggatccAATATAGAATATA
Above is a genomic segment from Medicago truncatula cultivar Jemalong A17 chromosome 5, MtrunA17r5.0-ANR, whole genome shotgun sequence containing:
- the LOC112421736 gene encoding uncharacterized protein encodes the protein MKSTSVPSSVGIVPEVLTFDNYERWSVLMKNYLMGQGLWDVISGDSAEAFLEENSEALKHLSNKKGKKFEATPDIEQGLVDAHQSVSEACQREVSFKMKNAKALHIIQLSCGRQIQEELCHFELAKDAWSHLSVVYGKTLKINLDKLQQDDDDIVSVKHKELFRMVERGDLIEDIKIDQNVYDDITSTSARTLLHIAVNAGNLKNVEMLVREGRDEFVTKQDRYGDTALALAACYNAKIDIVKCMVDSKMGQMLLMKHNTNGELPVHMAAGKGHKKMTSFLYSETPGEVFKKDSRYRVLLLDRCITAEVFDVALKLLKLYPDDLFHEASYGEINDEEQKEESNKFSTLVSLAKFKLHPNFPNRRFLQPAKYFIYNHLSLKQFEDNYGIPESEILEYIRLIYVDRSVHATSSSVKCWSAPGFLMVSKFLFLPIKLLDRLLHKFAYLLVKVFKYLDIFGTREIYARKYTLYEVVGIIKYLIQNLKGFNGLGLRQASAHEAMLYAAQNGIITLINAMRNANPYLLAVTDNSGRGILWYAILNRRRYVFQLIYSLNGLEKEMIKYRTDSVDNNLLHMAALLVPSSIRGGIWGPAMQVQREIQWFKAVEEVVHPMCKEARNEDGKKPYDVFIESHEELVKAAEKWTKDTASCYIAVASLVLTVMFAAAFTIPGGNNQQIGTPISLDQNTFKMFLLADSVSIITSATSVLFFISILTSSCHAIDFLKVLPVKLITGLTLLLFSVCSMMVAFYAALNMILKQNQTGSRVVVLGPILSLGSVPVFILLASQIRFISRVLYFTMKNRIKG